The sequence GCTACTACGAGGTCTGGGCTCGGGCGACCGACGACACCGGAACCAGCCAGCCCTTCGCCATCGCGTGGAATCCCAAGGGATACCTCAACAACTCGATGCACCGGATCTCCGTGCGCGTGAGTTGATGAACCCTCGGGCGCGACGCGTCCTTGACTAGTCTCCTTCCCCCTTCTTCAGCGGGCTTCCCTCAAGCAGATACTCCTGCCGGGCCAGGGTCTCCGAGCGCTCTTCCTGCAGGTAGCGTTCCAGGGCCTGCCTGAAGCGCTTGTTCTGGACGTAGTGGGCGCTGTAGGTCTTGGCGGCCTCGAGGCCGCGGAGGTTCTTGAAGCTGCCGCCGGCGCCGGCCTCGAAGCGCGCCAGGGACTCGTTGATGCAGTGCTCGATAGCGCCGTAGTAGCAGACGTTGAAGTGGAGGTAGCGGTGGTCCTCGAAGGCGCCCCAGTAGCGGCCGTAGAGGGCGTCGGGGCCGCGGATGTTGAAGGTGCCGGCGATGATGCGGCCGTCGCGTTGGGCGACGACGGGGCAGATGAAGGGGTAGGGGCGCTTCAGCAGATCGTCGAAGAAGCGGCGGTTCAGGTACTGCCGGCCGTAGTAGAGGTGGTCGATGTGGTGCTTGTAGAGCTCGAACAGGGTGCGCTGGACGTCCGGAGTGATCTCGTCGTAGGGAAGGGCGCGGACGCGGATGCCCTGGTTGTCCAGCTCCCGCCGCTCGCGCTTGATCTTGTTGCGGCGATCGCTGCGGAAGGCGCCCAGGTAGTCGTCGAAGGTCCCGTAGTCACGGTTCTGCCAGTGGAACTGGAGCCCGATCTTGGGGATGAAGTCGAGGTCTTCCAGCGCCTCCATCTCTTCGCGGTCGCAGAAGTTGATGTGGATGGACGAGAGCTCATTG comes from Deltaproteobacteria bacterium and encodes:
- a CDS encoding GNAT family N-acetyltransferase; translation: MEEERLSVRIVRRINEVTREAWDSLLRDGSPFMRWDWLDCLEDTGCVCDQTGWAPHHLVVEKGKDLLGACPMYLKSHSMGEFVFDHQWASYAMQSGIQYYPKMLVGVPFTPVAGSRFLTAPGIDRKGIIAILGRALVEICRGNELSSIHINFCDREEMEALEDLDFIPKIGLQFHWQNRDYGTFDDYLGAFRSDRRNKIKRERRELDNQGIRVRALPYDEITPDVQRTLFELYKHHIDHLYYGRQYLNRRFFDDLLKRPYPFICPVVAQRDGRIIAGTFNIRGPDALYGRYWGAFEDHRYLHFNVCYYGAIEHCINESLARFEAGAGGSFKNLRGLEAAKTYSAHYVQNKRFRQALERYLQEERSETLARQEYLLEGSPLKKGEGD